One window of Streptococcus pneumoniae genomic DNA carries:
- a CDS encoding sigma-70 family RNA polymerase sigma factor, protein MEDFGKVYRKVRGIVMRCRKDYYVHLWELDDWDQEGMLVLYQLLSQHPDLEDSRLYVYYKTKFRNHVLDVIRKQESQKRRLDRMSYEEVSEVGHRLHTGGLLPDEAYLLKDQLSRYRSGLTPDLQEQYDRLLADERFKGRRKLLRDLRTHLRDWE, encoded by the coding sequence ATGGAGGACTTCGGGAAGGTTTATAGAAAAGTACGAGGTATCGTCATGAGATGTAGAAAGGATTACTATGTCCATCTATGGGAGTTAGATGATTGGGACCAAGAAGGAATGCTAGTCCTGTATCAATTATTGAGTCAACACCCAGACTTGGAAGACAGTAGATTGTATGTGTATTATAAGACCAAGTTCCGCAATCATGTCTTAGATGTGATTCGGAAACAAGAAAGCCAGAAAAGGAGATTAGATAGAATGTCGTATGAAGAAGTAAGTGAAGTAGGACATAGATTACATACAGGAGGCTTACTCCCTGATGAAGCCTATCTACTAAAAGACCAACTCAGCCGTTATCGCTCAGGACTCACCCCAGACTTACAAGAGCAGTACGACCGCTTACTCGCCGATGAACGATTTAAAGGACGCCGCAAACTCTTACGAGACTTACGCACCCATTTAAGAGACTGGGAGTAA